Proteins from a genomic interval of Candidatus Alcyoniella australis:
- a CDS encoding KpsF/GutQ family sugar-phosphate isomerase, with protein MSPIKRRLLEVARRTIRAEAEAVADLEKRIGAAFGRALEAMLQCRGKVVVTGMGKSGLVGQKIASTLASTGTSAFFLHSAEAAHGDVGMVRPEDVVLALSYSGETRELLDLLPTFKLIKVPLIAITGNTDSTLAKRADVVLDAQVAREACPLNLAPTSSTTAALALGDALAVALLEARGFKEQDFATLHPGGALGKRLLLKVSDLMRTGDELPRVGPDAKGTDVLMEMSAKRLGITGVFDERGRLIGCVSDGDLRRGLQRLADKFIDTTAAQMMTKGPKTIEADALAARALRTMEDNNITVLFVTASPRSTKIVGALHLHDILKAGLI; from the coding sequence ATGAGTCCGATTAAACGCCGATTACTCGAGGTCGCCCGGCGCACGATCAGGGCCGAGGCCGAGGCGGTGGCCGATCTTGAGAAGCGTATCGGTGCGGCCTTCGGCCGGGCGCTGGAGGCGATGCTGCAATGCCGCGGCAAGGTCGTGGTCACCGGCATGGGCAAGTCCGGACTGGTCGGGCAGAAGATCGCCTCGACCCTGGCCAGCACCGGCACCTCGGCGTTCTTTCTGCATTCGGCCGAGGCGGCCCACGGCGACGTGGGCATGGTGCGGCCCGAGGACGTGGTGCTGGCGCTGTCATACTCGGGCGAGACCCGCGAGCTGCTGGACCTGCTGCCCACGTTCAAACTGATCAAGGTGCCGTTGATCGCGATCACCGGCAATACCGACAGCACGCTGGCCAAGCGCGCCGACGTGGTGCTCGACGCGCAGGTGGCGCGCGAGGCCTGCCCGCTGAATTTGGCTCCGACCTCCTCGACCACCGCGGCGCTGGCCCTGGGCGACGCCCTGGCCGTGGCGCTGCTCGAGGCGCGCGGCTTCAAGGAGCAGGACTTCGCCACGCTGCATCCCGGCGGCGCATTAGGCAAACGCCTGCTGCTCAAGGTCTCGGACCTGATGCGCACGGGCGACGAGCTGCCACGCGTGGGGCCCGATGCCAAGGGCACGGACGTGCTGATGGAAATGAGCGCCAAGCGTCTGGGCATCACCGGCGTGTTCGACGAGCGCGGCCGGCTGATCGGCTGCGTATCCGACGGCGACCTGCGCCGCGGGCTTCAGCGCCTGGCCGACAAGTTCATCGACACCACGGCCGCCCAGATGATGACCAAGGGGCCCAAGACCATCGAGGCCGACGCCCTGGCCGCGCGCGCCCTGCGCACGATGGAGGACAACAACATCACCGTGTTGTTCGTCACCGCCTCGCCGCGCTCGACCAAGATCGTCGGCGCGCTGCACCTGCACGACATCCTCAAGGCGGGGTTGATTTAG